A genomic window from Gossypium hirsutum isolate 1008001.06 chromosome D10, Gossypium_hirsutum_v2.1, whole genome shotgun sequence includes:
- the LOC121222444 gene encoding putative disease resistance protein RGA3: MAEAIVSAVFERLTSISLQVAENGVRLVVGVNEEVKKIGTTLCTIRAVLADAEKRQVKEQAVKFWLDRLQNVAYDIEDLLDEWSTAVIRSKIEESQSSSRLSSLQPFANSIPRLVGRRGIATKIKELSESLQVIAKEKDDFAFIVNLSRNDDIEPERPKTTYFVDASEIRGRDQDKNTIISMLLSENGQERGIPIISILGMGGIGKTTLAQIVYNDREVNAYFQKKLWVNVSDPIDEMRIAKAILEALTGIPSGLGELNTVLVKIHESIEGKKFLLVLDDVWTEDERKWQ, translated from the coding sequence ATGGCGGAAGCGATTGTTTCTGCAGTCTTTGAACGGCTAACCTCCATCAgccttcaagttgctgaaaacgGGGTGAGACTCGTTGTTGGTGTAAACGAAGAAGTCAAGAAGATCGGCACCACTCTTTGCACCATCCGAGCTGTCCTTGCGGACGCCGAGAAAAGACAAGTGAAGGAGCAAGCAGTTAAGTTTTGGCTTGATAGGCTTCAAAACGTAGCTTATGATATTGAAGACCTGTTGGACGAATGGAGCACCGCGGTTATCAGATCGAAAATCGAGGAATCTCAAAGCTCTTCTCGGTTAAGTTCGCTTCAGCCCTTCGCCAATTCTATTCCACGACTTGTTGGGCGTCGTGGTATTGCCACCAAGATTAAAGAGCTAAGTGAAAGTCTTCAAGTCATTGCAAAAGAGAAAGATGATTTTGCTTTCATTGTAAATCTAAGTCGGAATGATGATATAGAGCCTGAAAGACCTAAAACCACATATTTTGTTGATGCATCTGAAATACGTGGTCGAGACCAAGATAAAAACACCATTATTAGCATGTTGCTAAGCGAAAATGGTCAAGAAAGGGGAATCCCTATAATCTCCATTTTGGGGATGGGAGGGATAGGGAAAACAACTTTAGCCCAAATAGTTTACAACGATAGAGAGGTGAACGCCTATTTTCAGAAGAAACTATGGGTGAATGTTTCAGATCCCATTGATGAGATGAGGATTGCAAAAGCAATTCTTGAAGCTCTAACGGGTATTCCGTCGGGTTTGGGTGAGTTGAACACTGTACTAGTGAAAATCCATGAATCTATTGAGGGGAAAAAGTTCCTACTTGTTCTTGATGATGTCTGGACAGAAGATGAGAGGAAGTGGCAGTAA